Proteins encoded by one window of Thermobaculum terrenum ATCC BAA-798:
- a CDS encoding dihydroorotase — protein MSRLLLSGARIVCPYTSIDSTGDVLIEDGRVAAVCIGKSLDVDQAESVDCKGLVLSPAFVDVHVHLREPGEEHKETIASGASAALAGGFTTICAMPNTNPAIDNSRLVRWVIDRANGTGIRVLPIGAITIARQGKVPVDYEAMVKAGAVAFSDDGSPVMNSRMMRLALLYSRTLGVPISSHCEDTELSAKGCMHDGAVSARLGLPGIPASAEEAMIYRDLSLAAETGGHIHIAHVSTSGGVEAIRHAKKIGVRVTAEATPHHFTFTDEWVAGWRDSSTDRCLSISAYDTNAKVNPPLRSREHVEAVIDGLVDGTIDAIATDHAPHSVLEKDCPFEEAAFGISGLETALPLSLELVRTGRISMMKMVSLLTISPAKAFGIDHWGIEEGRDANLVLFDPNLKWTVTPSALLSKGKNTPLIGRQVMGRVLMTISGNKRYVREELKAKWKQH, from the coding sequence GTGAGTAGATTACTGCTGAGTGGAGCCAGAATAGTATGTCCTTATACCTCGATTGATAGTACAGGAGATGTGCTAATAGAGGATGGTCGCGTAGCTGCCGTCTGCATTGGTAAGTCGCTGGATGTGGATCAAGCTGAAAGTGTGGACTGCAAAGGTTTGGTATTATCCCCTGCGTTCGTAGATGTGCACGTGCACCTCAGAGAGCCTGGAGAGGAACATAAGGAAACGATAGCATCTGGAGCAAGTGCAGCTCTAGCTGGTGGATTCACCACTATATGCGCTATGCCTAACACGAATCCTGCCATAGACAATTCCAGGTTAGTCAGGTGGGTAATAGATAGGGCGAATGGTACCGGCATAAGGGTTCTTCCAATAGGTGCTATTACCATTGCAAGGCAGGGTAAAGTACCGGTTGATTACGAAGCTATGGTTAAGGCGGGGGCCGTAGCTTTCTCCGATGATGGCAGTCCTGTCATGAACTCCCGAATGATGCGTCTGGCTTTACTTTACTCCAGAACATTGGGAGTGCCCATATCCTCTCATTGTGAGGATACTGAACTGTCAGCTAAAGGTTGTATGCATGACGGAGCTGTTAGTGCTCGATTGGGGCTCCCCGGAATACCCGCTAGCGCGGAGGAAGCCATGATCTATAGGGATCTATCACTGGCTGCCGAGACGGGTGGGCATATACATATTGCGCATGTGAGCACTTCTGGAGGAGTTGAAGCCATCAGACATGCGAAGAAGATAGGTGTGAGAGTCACGGCTGAAGCTACCCCTCATCATTTCACATTCACTGATGAGTGGGTGGCAGGATGGCGAGATTCTAGTACTGATCGATGCTTGAGCATTTCAGCGTACGATACTAATGCTAAAGTCAATCCTCCTCTTAGGTCTAGGGAGCATGTTGAAGCGGTCATTGATGGCTTGGTTGATGGGACGATTGATGCAATTGCTACTGATCATGCTCCGCACTCAGTTCTCGAAAAAGATTGTCCGTTTGAGGAAGCCGCCTTCGGTATTAGTGGCCTTGAGACCGCTCTGCCTCTTAGTCTGGAGTTAGTCAGAACAGGAAGAATCTCTATGATGAAGATGGTGAGCTTGCTAACCATCTCGCCAGCCAAGGCCTTTGGCATTGACCATTGGGGAATAGAGGAGGGTAGAGATGCAAATCTTGTGTTGTTCGATCCCAACCTGAAGTGGACAGTTACTCCATCGGCCCTGCTTTCCAAGGGCAAGAATACACCTTTGATTGGTAGGCAGGTCATGGGGCGAGTACTTATGACCATATCGGGAAATAAGCGCTATGTAAGAGAGGAATTGAAGGCAAAATGGAAGCAGCATTAG
- a CDS encoding peptidoglycan D,D-transpeptidase FtsI family protein: MASFIMLSLQLLRQQFIIADTYATTPVGGLYNPRLLNAELRVVRGRIYDRNGIEIAGRVITKQGYVRRTYSDPSTSYIAGYFTPDAVIGKSALEKAYDDYLSGRAGDPIERLRSKVFHTPMVGNDLVLTLDARLQNLGQRLLGSRRGAIVMMNPKTGEVLTLVSNPTYNAQDLTMNPDPSVRNQEINRLREELSKISSGADARLINRALQGLYSPGSTFKTVTAAAAIDLGVAEPDDIYEDDGEFVVEGHIVRDPNRPDESKTKWTLLEAYKWSLNAVFAQVGLQVEAAGLREYARRFGFEKRIPFDLPISVSQLAKYPADLSNRVLLADTAFGQGEILATPMEINLITSTIANEGVMPAPYLVKKIVSPGGRVIEEREYTPLEQVVTRETAQKVKEMMVATVDSGSGQNAKIPGVKVAGKTGTAQLGEGQAPHAWFTAFAPADNPQFAVTVLVENGGEGYKVAAPIAKAMLQAALQEYSK, from the coding sequence ATGGCGAGCTTTATCATGCTTAGCCTGCAGCTTCTACGCCAGCAGTTCATCATAGCTGATACTTACGCTACCACTCCGGTAGGAGGGCTTTATAATCCTAGGCTACTGAATGCAGAGCTAAGGGTAGTGCGTGGTCGTATATACGACCGAAATGGCATCGAGATAGCAGGAAGGGTGATCACTAAGCAAGGCTATGTTAGGCGTACTTACTCAGACCCTTCCACGTCTTATATAGCTGGTTATTTCACTCCAGATGCTGTGATCGGTAAATCAGCTCTTGAGAAAGCTTATGACGATTATCTTTCTGGTCGTGCTGGTGATCCCATCGAGAGGCTTAGAAGCAAAGTCTTCCACACTCCAATGGTAGGCAATGATCTTGTATTGACCTTAGATGCTAGACTACAGAATCTTGGGCAACGCCTGCTAGGCAGCAGAAGAGGGGCTATCGTGATGATGAATCCTAAGACTGGTGAGGTTCTGACTCTGGTGAGCAATCCCACCTACAACGCCCAGGATCTGACTATGAACCCTGATCCATCTGTAAGAAATCAAGAGATCAATAGGTTGAGAGAGGAACTTTCTAAGATAAGCAGTGGTGCTGATGCCAGGCTAATTAACAGGGCTCTGCAGGGGCTATACTCTCCAGGCTCCACCTTCAAGACCGTTACGGCCGCTGCGGCTATAGATCTTGGAGTTGCGGAGCCTGACGACATCTATGAGGATGACGGTGAATTCGTGGTTGAGGGTCATATAGTAAGGGATCCTAACAGACCTGATGAAAGCAAGACTAAGTGGACGTTGCTAGAGGCTTACAAGTGGTCCTTGAACGCTGTTTTTGCCCAGGTGGGCCTACAAGTTGAAGCTGCTGGACTTAGGGAATACGCAAGAAGATTTGGCTTCGAGAAGCGTATACCTTTTGATCTACCAATATCGGTTAGTCAATTGGCCAAGTATCCAGCGGATCTGAGCAATCGAGTGTTGCTTGCGGATACTGCTTTCGGCCAAGGAGAGATTCTGGCAACGCCCATGGAGATTAATTTGATCACTTCTACTATAGCTAACGAAGGTGTTATGCCAGCACCATATCTGGTAAAGAAAATAGTCTCACCTGGTGGCCGGGTAATTGAAGAAAGGGAATATACACCCCTGGAACAGGTGGTGACTCGGGAGACTGCCCAGAAGGTCAAGGAAATGATGGTGGCTACTGTTGACAGCGGCAGTGGTCAGAACGCGAAGATTCCTGGTGTTAAGGTTGCCGGCAAAACAGGTACAGCTCAACTAGGAGAAGGGCAAGCTCCTCATGCCTGGTTTACTGCTTTTGCTCCAGCCGACAATCCTCAGTTTGCTGTGACAGTTTTAGTTGAGAACGGTGGCGAAGGGTACAAGGTTGCTGCTCCTATTGCTAAGGCCATGCTACAGGCAGCTCTGCAGGAATATAGTAAGTAA
- the carB gene encoding carbamoyl-phosphate synthase large subunit: MPIRSDVKKVMVIGSGPIIISQAAEFDYSGSQACKALREEGIFVVLVNSNPATIMTDEATADRVYIEPLNVDVLEKIISRERPDGILPTLGGQTGLNLAVELASAGIVDKYGVKLLGTSLESIKQAEDRLLFKQLLQEIGEPVIESMTVHSVQEAIAFANQIGYPLISRPAYTLGGTGGGIAHNQGELTKLIEHSLRASPIGQTLLERSIEGWKEIEYEVIRDSADNAIIVCNMENIDPVGVHTGDSIVVAPSQTLTDRQYQILRDSALRIVRALKIEGGCNVQFALDPKSDDYYVIEVNPRVSRSSALASKATGYPIARVAAKIALGLTLDEIPNAVTSSATAALEPSLDYCVVKIPRWPFDKFTEGDRRIGTQMKATGEVMAIDRCFEAALQKAVRSLEISGRNLLWESPKWNDPEELDRALRVPTDERLWAITTALRRGYTVEDVSKKTKIDPWFIKCIENIVSLEGAIRNSKLDKALLWRAKRLGFSDAYIAQIKGVSSEDIRKLRKQWGITPVWKMVDTCAAEFEATTPYFYSTYEEENEALPQEGRSSVVIGSGPIRIGQGIEFDYCSVHSARSLREAGVKSIMINSNPETVSTDFDTSDRLYFDPLDDESIRDIVENERLETLAEGYPTQSTLEGDELPVAGPPVIVQFGGQTAINLASKLHRAGFKVLGSSLESIDLAEDRERFDGLLNSLGLLRPPGGTARDLDSALETATRIGYPLLVRPSYVLGGQAMRIVYNEVELLDYIDAATEVSGDHPVLLDRYIEGTEVEVDAVSDGETVVIPGIVEHIERAGVHSGDSFGVYPQITLDDRDVSQIEEITVKLARAMNVKGLMNVQFVVQDHQVYILEVNPRASRTVPFISKVTGVPLVTLATHVMLGSKLANMGYATGLVPRVPLYAVKAPVFSMSKLAGVDTVLGPDMKSTGEVMGVDVEYEPALMKAMIAAGINPPPGGSVLMSIADHEKPEALPLAAALVDMGYALVCTEGTSTFFEDNGIRVNQVVHKIGSVRPDITDIIRRRQVSLVINTPSRSGRTIRDGFEIRRAAAESGIPCLTSLDTAKSLVKALQRRGDYNIATVVEYRQGAVDLLAV, translated from the coding sequence ATGCCCATCAGGTCCGACGTAAAGAAAGTTATGGTTATAGGTTCTGGCCCGATAATTATCAGCCAAGCTGCGGAGTTCGACTACTCTGGTAGTCAGGCATGTAAAGCTTTGCGAGAAGAGGGCATATTTGTTGTGCTTGTGAACTCTAATCCCGCGACCATCATGACTGATGAGGCCACGGCAGATAGAGTGTACATTGAGCCTCTGAATGTGGATGTGTTGGAGAAGATAATTAGCAGGGAGAGACCTGATGGTATACTACCAACGCTTGGCGGACAGACAGGACTAAACTTGGCAGTTGAGCTAGCCTCCGCGGGTATTGTTGATAAGTACGGGGTTAAGCTTCTTGGGACTTCCCTGGAGAGTATCAAGCAGGCAGAAGATAGATTACTGTTCAAGCAGCTGCTCCAGGAGATAGGAGAGCCTGTAATTGAGAGCATGACTGTGCATTCTGTACAGGAAGCTATAGCTTTCGCCAATCAGATTGGTTACCCGCTCATCAGCAGGCCTGCATACACGCTTGGGGGAACTGGAGGTGGTATAGCCCACAACCAGGGAGAGCTGACTAAGCTAATAGAACATAGCCTAAGAGCTAGCCCGATAGGCCAAACCCTGCTCGAGAGATCTATAGAGGGGTGGAAAGAGATCGAGTACGAGGTCATTCGAGATAGTGCAGATAACGCCATAATAGTCTGCAACATGGAAAACATAGATCCTGTAGGGGTACATACTGGCGATTCTATTGTGGTGGCGCCAAGCCAGACTCTGACTGATCGCCAATATCAAATACTTAGGGATTCAGCGCTTAGAATAGTGCGTGCTCTGAAAATCGAGGGGGGTTGTAACGTCCAATTCGCCCTGGATCCTAAGTCGGATGACTACTATGTTATAGAGGTCAACCCAAGAGTTAGTAGAAGCTCAGCTCTGGCTTCGAAGGCCACTGGTTATCCCATAGCTAGGGTTGCTGCCAAGATAGCGCTAGGTCTTACGCTGGATGAGATACCTAATGCAGTTACGTCCTCAGCAACGGCTGCCTTGGAACCTTCACTGGATTATTGTGTGGTCAAGATACCTCGTTGGCCTTTCGATAAATTTACCGAAGGTGACAGGAGGATAGGTACCCAGATGAAGGCTACCGGCGAGGTTATGGCTATCGACCGGTGCTTCGAGGCAGCTCTACAGAAGGCTGTACGCTCTCTGGAGATTTCGGGGAGAAACCTGCTCTGGGAGTCTCCAAAGTGGAATGATCCAGAGGAGCTGGATAGGGCTCTACGAGTGCCTACAGATGAGAGGCTTTGGGCCATAACTACTGCACTGAGAAGAGGTTATACAGTTGAGGACGTCTCTAAGAAGACGAAAATCGATCCCTGGTTCATAAAGTGCATAGAAAATATAGTCTCCTTAGAAGGTGCCATCAGGAATTCCAAGTTAGATAAAGCGCTATTGTGGAGGGCAAAGAGGCTGGGATTTTCCGATGCGTACATAGCTCAGATTAAAGGAGTAAGTTCTGAGGACATTAGGAAGTTACGCAAGCAATGGGGTATAACTCCCGTATGGAAGATGGTTGACACATGTGCCGCTGAATTTGAGGCTACAACTCCTTACTTCTACAGTACATATGAAGAGGAGAATGAGGCTTTACCACAAGAAGGTAGGTCATCTGTTGTCATAGGTTCTGGTCCCATACGAATTGGGCAGGGTATAGAGTTCGACTACTGTAGCGTCCACAGTGCAAGATCCCTAAGGGAAGCTGGGGTAAAGAGCATAATGATCAATAGCAATCCTGAGACTGTTTCTACAGACTTTGATACTTCGGATAGACTGTACTTTGATCCGCTTGACGACGAAAGCATTAGAGATATAGTCGAGAATGAGCGTCTGGAGACACTTGCCGAAGGCTACCCCACTCAATCTACGCTTGAGGGTGATGAGCTGCCGGTAGCAGGTCCTCCTGTGATTGTACAATTTGGTGGACAGACGGCCATAAATCTTGCATCCAAGTTGCACAGAGCTGGCTTTAAGGTCCTAGGCAGCTCGCTGGAGTCCATAGATTTGGCGGAGGATCGAGAGCGCTTTGACGGGTTGCTCAATAGCCTGGGCTTACTTAGGCCTCCTGGAGGGACCGCTAGAGATCTGGATTCTGCTTTGGAGACTGCCACCAGGATAGGTTATCCGCTTCTTGTAAGGCCTTCTTATGTTCTAGGTGGACAGGCTATGAGAATAGTCTACAACGAGGTTGAACTTCTAGATTATATAGATGCTGCTACAGAGGTAAGTGGAGACCATCCCGTTCTGCTTGACAGGTACATCGAAGGCACTGAAGTGGAAGTGGATGCTGTATCTGATGGAGAGACGGTGGTTATCCCCGGTATAGTCGAGCATATTGAGCGAGCAGGCGTGCATTCAGGAGATAGCTTTGGTGTATACCCGCAGATAACTCTGGACGACCGGGATGTCTCACAAATTGAGGAGATCACGGTCAAGTTAGCTCGAGCTATGAACGTCAAAGGGCTGATGAACGTTCAGTTTGTGGTTCAGGATCATCAGGTGTATATCCTTGAAGTAAACCCCAGAGCCAGTCGTACAGTACCCTTTATTAGCAAGGTCACCGGGGTGCCTTTGGTAACTCTGGCAACTCATGTGATGCTTGGCAGTAAGCTTGCTAATATGGGTTATGCTACAGGATTAGTACCCAGGGTGCCACTATATGCCGTGAAGGCTCCGGTATTTAGCATGTCGAAACTAGCTGGGGTTGACACGGTTCTTGGGCCCGATATGAAGAGCACTGGCGAAGTTATGGGCGTAGATGTTGAATATGAGCCAGCACTTATGAAGGCTATGATAGCCGCAGGTATAAATCCTCCTCCAGGAGGATCGGTGCTGATGTCTATAGCTGATCATGAGAAACCTGAGGCTCTGCCGCTAGCTGCTGCTCTGGTTGACATGGGCTATGCATTGGTATGCACTGAGGGTACATCAACCTTCTTTGAGGACAATGGTATTCGTGTAAACCAGGTAGTGCACAAGATAGGCTCAGTACGCCCAGATATCACTGATATCATCCGGAGGAGACAGGTTTCCTTAGTAATCAATACGCCTTCCAGGTCTGGTAGGACCATAAGAGATGGCTTTGAGATTCGTCGTGCGGCTGCAGAGTCTGGTATTCCCTGCCTGACATCCCTGGATACAGCCAAGTCTCTTGTGAAAGCATTGCAGAGAAGAGGAGATTATAATATCGCTACTGTTGTGGAGTACAGGCAGGGGGCGGTGGATCTTTTGGCTGTGTAA
- a CDS encoding uracil-xanthine permease family protein, with translation MSSNAQTVESNQLVVAYPETRLPLGRTLILGIQHVLAMFGATVLAPIVMGFDPSLALFFSGVGTIIFILITRGKIPSYLGSSFAFIAPVIAAKAQGGIPAALGGIFAAGVVYAVIAVIVMLAGPRWIDVVMPPVVTASVVAVIGLALAPTAINMASGNITLAIISLLAAGIIAVGARGFPRLVPILLGAIVAYVVALIMGEVDLTPVRNAAWIGLPNFVTPTFSWRAISLIAPVALVLVAENAGHIKALDSNMGRDLTPHLGKGFLGDAVATMVSALGGGPGQTTYAENIGVMAMTRIYSIYVFIAAAITAIILGFCPKFGALINSIPVPVMGGISILLFGLIVATSGRIIRDAGIDFTSPRPLIVFGATLVIGGGSAALQFAHSTVSSLVQANKLPADVLSQVPTGTINIGNFALGDMALATFAAILLNQLLLRLESQPQHGESIAVADAEV, from the coding sequence ATGAGTTCAAATGCGCAGACAGTAGAAAGCAATCAGCTAGTTGTAGCTTATCCTGAGACCAGGCTACCACTGGGTAGAACGCTGATACTTGGCATACAACATGTGCTAGCTATGTTCGGTGCAACCGTCCTGGCGCCAATAGTCATGGGTTTTGACCCAAGTCTAGCGCTTTTCTTCTCTGGTGTGGGAACGATCATCTTTATCCTAATTACAAGAGGCAAGATCCCATCTTACCTGGGAAGTTCTTTTGCCTTCATTGCTCCAGTCATCGCAGCTAAGGCTCAGGGTGGCATACCGGCAGCCCTAGGAGGAATCTTCGCAGCAGGAGTTGTCTATGCGGTTATTGCGGTAATAGTTATGTTGGCTGGGCCACGATGGATAGATGTTGTGATGCCTCCTGTGGTTACCGCTTCGGTTGTAGCTGTTATAGGCTTGGCTCTTGCCCCTACTGCGATCAACATGGCTTCAGGTAACATAACGCTAGCAATCATAAGCCTGCTGGCTGCCGGCATTATCGCAGTGGGAGCTCGAGGCTTCCCTCGCCTCGTCCCGATACTTCTCGGTGCGATAGTAGCTTACGTTGTTGCACTAATAATGGGCGAGGTAGATCTTACTCCTGTACGTAATGCTGCCTGGATAGGCTTACCCAATTTTGTGACTCCTACGTTCAGCTGGAGGGCTATATCCCTGATAGCGCCCGTAGCTTTGGTGCTCGTAGCCGAGAACGCAGGCCATATCAAAGCTCTTGATTCCAATATGGGTCGTGATCTTACCCCCCATCTTGGCAAAGGCTTTCTAGGTGATGCTGTGGCTACTATGGTGTCCGCCTTGGGTGGAGGCCCTGGACAAACGACATATGCTGAAAACATAGGCGTCATGGCTATGACCAGAATATACAGTATCTATGTCTTCATAGCTGCAGCCATTACAGCCATAATTCTCGGGTTCTGTCCAAAGTTTGGGGCGTTGATTAACTCGATACCTGTTCCGGTTATGGGTGGCATATCAATATTGCTATTTGGGCTTATAGTGGCTACCTCAGGAAGGATTATTCGAGATGCGGGTATTGATTTTACTAGCCCCAGACCTCTGATAGTATTTGGAGCTACCCTTGTCATCGGGGGAGGTAGTGCAGCACTACAGTTTGCACATTCTACAGTAAGTAGTCTAGTACAGGCCAACAAATTGCCTGCTGATGTCCTGTCGCAAGTACCTACCGGGACCATCAATATAGGCAATTTTGCCCTTGGAGATATGGCGCTGGCCACATTTGCCGCGATACTTCTCAATCAATTGTTGCTCAGATTGGAGTCTCAGCCACAACACGGAGAGTCTATTGCCGTAGCTGATGCAGAGGTTTGA
- the carA gene encoding glutamine-hydrolyzing carbamoyl-phosphate synthase small subunit, protein MEAALVLEDGRIFKGEPFGYLGYTEGEVVFSTSMTGYQEMCTDPSYYGQILCLTYPLVGNYGISEAFDQSVRPWIAGLVVRQHCDHPSHWSSQGTIDSYLKRHGIPGISGVDTRALTRHIRSHGTMRGVLVSDMSQYSLEELLDKAQRALTPDDLPSVDTVSLGKRYEYKTDVAGKRIVVIDCGLKHNILKSLAKYPVEIIVVPYSATAEDILELSPDGVLTSPGPGDPENAEAPVRAVKAVLDNEVPFFGICLGHQILGLAIGATTSKLKFGHRGANHPVKELATGQVHITSQNHGYQVDADSIPAHEGWRVSHVSLNDGSVEGMLHVTRPAFSVQYHPEGSPGPDENEYLFSNFLSMVETYSRRQS, encoded by the coding sequence ATGGAAGCAGCATTAGTTCTAGAAGATGGCAGGATATTCAAAGGAGAGCCATTCGGCTACCTTGGCTATACAGAGGGAGAGGTTGTATTCAGCACGTCCATGACCGGATATCAAGAGATGTGCACCGATCCCTCCTACTATGGGCAGATACTATGCCTTACATATCCTCTTGTTGGTAACTATGGGATAAGTGAAGCTTTCGATCAGTCTGTCCGTCCTTGGATAGCTGGATTAGTAGTTAGGCAGCACTGCGATCATCCTTCCCATTGGTCTAGTCAGGGAACGATTGATTCATACCTCAAGAGACATGGAATTCCCGGGATAAGTGGGGTCGACACTAGGGCATTGACCCGTCATATAAGGTCTCATGGCACGATGCGAGGTGTGCTTGTATCCGATATGTCTCAGTACTCGCTTGAGGAGCTACTAGATAAAGCCCAGAGGGCACTTACACCAGATGATCTTCCCAGTGTGGACACAGTTAGCCTTGGTAAGAGATATGAGTACAAGACGGACGTAGCTGGCAAGCGAATAGTAGTAATAGACTGCGGCCTCAAACATAATATACTCAAGTCGTTGGCTAAGTACCCTGTGGAGATAATAGTAGTTCCTTATTCAGCTACTGCAGAGGACATACTAGAGCTATCTCCTGATGGAGTACTGACATCACCTGGCCCGGGCGATCCCGAAAATGCTGAAGCTCCAGTTAGAGCTGTGAAAGCTGTGCTGGACAACGAAGTGCCTTTCTTTGGTATATGCCTGGGGCACCAGATCCTTGGACTTGCCATCGGTGCTACCACAAGCAAACTTAAGTTTGGTCATCGTGGAGCAAACCACCCAGTAAAGGAATTAGCTACTGGGCAAGTACACATAACCTCTCAGAATCATGGATACCAGGTAGACGCTGATAGCATACCGGCTCATGAAGGTTGGAGGGTCAGTCACGTTAGTCTGAACGATGGCTCTGTGGAGGGTATGCTGCACGTAACCAGGCCAGCTTTTTCAGTGCAGTACCACCCGGAGGGCTCTCCAGGCCCCGATGAGAACGAATACCTATTTTCTAACTTCCTTTCAATGGTTGAGACTTATTCAAGGAGGCAAAGCTAA
- a CDS encoding aspartate carbamoyltransferase catalytic subunit: MTVTIRNHLLDVDTLGRAGIERVLKKAEWFGSTNSTSYSHQLAGKLVVNLFYEPSTRTRMSFEIAARKLGAEVINFAVAGSSVEKGESLIDTVRTIEALGANAIVLRHQAAGAPYLLAKHYSGVIINAGDGRHAHPTQALLDLLTVYQVFGRIEDVTVAIVGDIQNSRVARSSAIALAMCGANVRLVSPPALSIHPDWLHGLGLSASIHTSLEEGITGADVVMALRIQRERQDQGYIPSIRNYITNYGITPEVIAKYCPGALIMHPGPANEGIEISADLMVAPNSLIQKQVANGVLVRMAVLSMLLGGDSE; this comes from the coding sequence ATGACTGTTACGATTCGTAACCACTTACTTGATGTAGATACGCTAGGGCGAGCCGGGATAGAGAGAGTATTAAAGAAGGCTGAGTGGTTTGGTAGCACCAATTCAACTAGCTATTCGCATCAGCTAGCTGGCAAGTTGGTTGTCAACCTATTCTATGAACCAAGTACCCGGACGAGGATGTCTTTTGAGATAGCTGCCCGTAAGCTTGGGGCTGAGGTAATAAATTTTGCTGTGGCTGGGAGCAGTGTAGAAAAGGGTGAGTCTCTGATAGATACTGTTCGGACTATCGAGGCTCTGGGGGCGAATGCTATAGTTTTGAGGCATCAGGCTGCTGGTGCTCCCTACCTGCTGGCAAAGCATTATTCTGGTGTGATTATCAATGCCGGAGACGGGAGGCATGCTCATCCAACTCAGGCGCTCCTGGACCTGCTGACTGTTTATCAGGTATTTGGCCGTATTGAGGATGTTACCGTGGCTATCGTAGGTGATATCCAGAACAGTAGGGTCGCCAGATCAAGCGCAATCGCACTCGCTATGTGCGGAGCTAATGTTAGGCTCGTATCTCCCCCAGCATTGTCTATACATCCAGATTGGTTACATGGACTTGGCCTGTCAGCTAGCATACATACCTCTCTCGAAGAAGGCATCACAGGCGCTGATGTAGTTATGGCTCTGCGCATACAGAGAGAAAGACAGGATCAGGGATATATACCTAGTATTCGCAACTATATAACGAACTATGGCATCACCCCGGAAGTCATAGCAAAGTACTGTCCGGGCGCATTGATTATGCATCCTGGGCCAGCTAACGAGGGGATAGAGATATCTGCGGATCTTATGGTTGCTCCCAACAGCTTGATCCAAAAGCAGGTTGCGAACGGCGTGCTAGTCAGGATGGCAGTTCTTAGCATGCTTCTAGGAGGAGATAGTGAGTAG
- the pyrR gene encoding bifunctional pyr operon transcriptional regulator/uracil phosphoribosyltransferase PyrR, whose amino-acid sequence MGPNRLDERAKNLIDQSAMRRMLIRMAHQIFENNPDLYDVVLIGIRTRGVHLAHRLQTELLRIGGVKVPVGEIDITPYRDDLLRRDDYQSNYSNVDFQVENRTVILVDDVLYTGRTARAAMEAVIDMGRPARIQLAVLIDRGHRELPIRPDYVGKNLPSSREEEVLVRISDVDGVEGVYLVRRGED is encoded by the coding sequence ATGGGTCCAAATAGATTAGATGAGCGAGCGAAGAATCTTATAGATCAGTCTGCCATGCGAAGGATGCTTATCCGCATGGCACATCAGATATTTGAGAACAATCCTGACCTCTACGATGTAGTTTTGATAGGTATCCGTACCCGGGGAGTACACCTCGCCCATAGGCTTCAGACTGAGCTGCTCCGTATAGGGGGTGTAAAAGTCCCGGTTGGGGAGATAGATATCACCCCCTACAGAGATGACCTCTTAAGAAGAGATGACTATCAATCTAATTACTCCAATGTAGATTTCCAGGTTGAAAACCGCACAGTGATACTTGTCGATGATGTCCTTTACACTGGACGCACGGCTCGGGCTGCCATGGAGGCCGTGATTGATATGGGCAGGCCGGCGAGGATCCAGCTAGCTGTCCTTATCGATAGGGGACACAGGGAATTGCCTATAAGACCTGATTATGTGGGCAAAAACCTTCCATCTTCTCGAGAGGAAGAGGTGTTAGTAAGGATATCGGATGTTGATGGGGTGGAAGGGGTGTATCTCGTAAGGAGGGGAGAAGACTGA